GGTTTGTGCGTACGATAATTGATAGTTTCAGGCTTTAGGACCTCCCCGCGTGATTCGGCAAGAATCGACTCAGGAGAAGCTAAACCTATAGAGATCTTGTTAAACCTCTGTACTGTATTCTTATCATTATTTCTAGCCATAATACTTTTTATGTAGTAATCAGTATTCAGTAAACAGCATTCAGCAAAAACATACCGGACACTGTTTACTGCCCACTGGTGACTTTTTTTATTCTTCTAATCTAATATCTAATCCCAGACCTTTCAATTCGTGCATCAATACGTTGAAAGATTCAGGTAGTCCAGGTTCTGGCATTGGCTCACCTTTTACAATGGCTTCATAAGTTTTGGCTCTTCCTATTACATCATCAGACTTCACAGTTAAGATTTCACGAAGGGTTGCAGAAGCACCATAAGCTTCAAGCGCCCAAACTTCCATCTCTCCAAAACGCTGACCTCCAAACTGGGCTTTACCACCAAGTGGCTGCTGCGTGATCAATGAGTAAGGCCCAATAGAACGAGCGTGCATCTTATCATCAATCATGTGGCCCAACTTAAGCATGTAAATCACCCCAACAGTTGCAGGCTGGTCAAATCGATCTCCGGTACCACCATCATAAAGATAGGTATGACCGAATCTTGGAATTCCCGCTTCATCTGTCAGTTCATTGATCTGATCAATAGTCGCACCATCAAAGATTGGAGTAGCATATTTTCTACCCAATTTTTGTCCGGCCCATCCAAGTACAGTCTCATAGATCTGCCCAATGTTCATACGTGAAGGTACCCCAAGTGGGTTCAATACGATATCAACAGGTGTACCATCTTCAAGGAACGGCATATCTTCCTGGCGAACTATACGGGCAACAATACCTTTGTTACCGTGACGTCCTGCCATTTTATCCCCTACTTTAAGCTTACGTTTCTTAGCGATGTATACTTTAGCAAGTTTGATAATACCAGAAGGAAGTTCATCTCCCACAGAAATAGTGAATTTCTCTCTTCTCAAGTTACCCTGAATATCATTTTCCTTGATACGGTAATTGTGAAGAAGATCGGCCACCAAAGCGTTCAGGTGATCATCGGTAGTCCACGTACCTTGGGTAAGGTGGGCATAATCATCAACTGCATTAAGCATCTTCTGGGTATACTTCTTACCTTTTGGAAGGATCTCTTCCCCAAGGTCGTTCATTACACCCTGGGCAGTTTTACCTCCAATGATAGCGAATAGCTTATCTACCAGTTCACTCTTTAAAATGGCAAATTTCGCTTCATATTTTTTCTCAAGTACGGCAACATCTTCTTTATCCTGAGCTCTTTTGCGCTTGTCTTTAATAGCGCGTGCGAATAATTTTTTATCAATTACCACACCTCTCAATGAAGGAGAAGCTTTAAGAGAAGCATCTTTTACATCACCGGCTTTATCACCAAAGATTGCTCTAAGAAGTTTTTCTTCGGGGGTTGGATCGCTTTCTCCTTTTGGAGTGATCTTACCAATAAGAATATCTCCCGGCTTCACTTCGGCTCCAATCCTGATCATTCCATTTTCATCAAGGTCTTTTGTAGCCTCTTCAGAAACGTTTGGAATATCATTAGTCAATTCTTCATTTCCAAGTTTGGTATCTCTAACTTCAAGAGAATACTCGTCGATGTGAATAGAAGTAAAGATGTCATCTCTAACAACTTTTTCTGAAATCACAATCGCATCCTCAAAGTTATAGCCTTTCCATGGCATGAAAGCCACTTTCATGTTACGTCCAAGAGCAAGTTCCCCTGCTTCGGTAGCGTAACCCTGACAAAGTACCTGTCCTTTGCTCACCCTGTCTCCTACTCTTACGATAGGCTTCAGGTTGATAGAAGTTCCCTGGTTGGTTTTTCTGAATTTAACCAGCTCATAAGTTTTAGAATCTGAGTCAAAGCTTACCATGCGCTCTTCTTCAGTTCTATCGTACTTAATGATAATCTTTTGAGCATCTACGTACTCTACAGTTCCTTCTCCTTCAGCATTAATCAATACACGGGAATCTGTAGCTACCTGTCTTTCAAGCCCTGTACCAACGATAGGAGAATCCACTCGCAATAACGGCACGGCCTGGCGCATCATGTTAGACCCCATCAAGGCACGGTTCGCATCATCGTGCTCCAAAAATGGAATTAGCGAAGCAGAGATAGAAGCGATCTGGTTTGGAGCAACGTCCATGTAGTGAACCTGCGTAGGCTCAACAACAGGGAAGTCACCTTCTTCACGTGCAATAACCCTATCGGCTTCAATAGTACCATCATCACTCATTGCGATGTTCGCCTGGGCGATCATCTTGTCTTCCTCTTCTTCGGCACTTAGATATCTTGGCTCATCGGCAACATTCACTTTACCGTTAATTACTTCTCGGTAAGGAGTTTCAAGGAATCCCATTGAATTCACTTTAGCATAAGCCGAAAGTGAAGAAATAAGACCGATGTTTGGTCCCTCTGGTGTTTCAATAGGACAAAGCCTTCCATAGTGCGTATAGTGAACGTCACGTACCTCGAACCCTGCTCTTTCCCTTGAAAGACCACCAGGCCCAAGAGCCGAAAGACGACGCTTATGCGTAATCTCTGCAAGCGGGTTGGTTTGGTCCATGAACTGAGACAACTGGTTGGTACCAAAGAAAGAATTGATCACAGAAGACAAAGTCTTTGCATTGATCAAGTCTATTGGAGTAAATACCTCGTTGTCACGTACATTCATTCTTTCACGAATGGTACGTGCCATACGGGCAAGACCTACACCAAACTGCTGCGACAGCTGCTCTCCTACTGTTCTTACCCTACGGTTAGACAGGTGGTCAATATCATCAACCTCTGCCTTTGAGTTAATAAGTTCAATAAGGTATTTAACAATGGTAATGATGTCTTCACGGGTAAGCACCTGCTTATCCATGGCGATATCAAGACCAAGTTTTTTGTTCATTCTGTAACGACCTACTTCCCCAAGGTTGTAACGCTGGTCTGAGAAGAACAATTTGTCAATAATTCCGCGTGCAGTTTCCTCATCTGGCGGTTCTGCATTACGAAGTTGACGGTATATGTGTTCAACCGCTTCCTTTTCGGAGTTGGTTGGGTCTTTTTGTAATGTATTGTGGATAATAGCATAATCACCGGTTTGGTTATCCTCTTTGTGAAGCAGGATAGTTTTTGAACCGGTTTCTAATATCTCTTCAATATGTTCTTTTTCAAGAACAGTATCACGATCTAAAACAATTTCGTTACGTTCAATTGAAACCACCTCTCCAGTATCTTCATCAACAAAATCTTCATACCAGGTGTTCAATACACGTGCGGCCAGTTTACGGCCAAGGATCTTTTTAAGTCCGGTTTTGGAAACTTTCACCTCTTCAGCAAGGTCAAAGATTTCCAGAATATCTTTATCGCGCTCAAAACCTATGGCGCGGAAAAGGGTAGTAACAGGTAATTTTTTCTTCCTATCGATATAAGCGTACATCACGCTGTTGATATCGGTAGCGAATTCAATCCAGGATCCTTTAAAAGGAATTACACGGGCAGAATAAAGTTTTGTCCCGTTTGCATGAAAGGATTGTCCAAAGAATACTCCGGGAGACCGGTGCAACTGAGAAACGACTACGCGCTCAGCTCCATTGATACAAAAGGTCCCGCTTGGGGTCATATAAGGTATCGTCCCAAGGTACACATCCTGAACAATAGTTTCAAAATCCTCGTGTTCGGGGTCTGTACAATAAAGCTTTAACCGTGCTTTAAGCGGTACACTATAGGTCAATCCACGCTCGATACACTCTTGCAGGGAGTATCGCGGCGGGTCCACAAAATAGTCTAAAAATTCTAGTACGAATTGGTTACGGGTGTCCGTAATGGGAAAGTTCTCCATGAAGGTATTGTATAAACCTTCATTTCCTCTTTCTTCTGATTTCGTTTCTAATTGAAAGAAGTCCTGGAATGACTTGATTTGGATATCCAAAAAGTCGGGATAAGCAGGCCTGTTCTTTACAGAAGAGAAACTCAATCTTTCAGTTTGCGTTGCTAACATCAATGGACGGAATTATGTTATTATAATAAAATGGGTGCGAAATAAACAGGAAATGTTTATATACGCAAAATGGTTTAGACCTCAGAGAACCTAATCTCCGGGTCTAAACCTATATGTGTCTGTGGGTTTAGCTTATTTAAGCTCAACCTCAGCTCCTGCTTCTTCTAACTGTGCTTTTAATGCTTCAGCTTCGTCTTTAGCCACTCCCTCTTTTACTGGTTTTGGAGCACCATCTACCAATTCTTTAGCATCTTTCAAACCAAGACCGGTAAGTTCTTTTACTAATTTTACTACGGCTAGTTTAGATCCACCCGGAGCTTTAAGGATTACGTCAAACTCAGACTGCTCTTCAGCGGCTTCTTCACCACCAGCAGCAGCTCCACCAGCAACAGCAACAGCTGCAGCAGCAGGCTCAATACCGTATTCCTCTTTCAAAATATCAGCTAACTCATTAACTTCTTTTACTGTCAAGTTAACCAATTGTTCTGCAAAATCTTTTAAATCTGCCATTTTCTATCGTTTTTAAAATGTAATGTAATTTATATTTGTTAAAAAGTGCGTACTAAATTATCCTTCTTTTTCTGAAAGGGTCTTAAGAATTCCTGCGATTTTACCACCACCTGATTTAAGTGCCGAAATAACATTTTTGGCAGGTGATTGTAGCAATCCAACAATATCTCCAATAACTTCTTCCTTAGATTTGATGCTAACCAGGGTATCCAGTTTATCATCTCCAATAAAGATAGCCTCTTCAATAAACGCGCCTTTTAGTAAAGGACGGTCAGATTTTTTTCTGAATTCTTTAATTACTTTAGCCGGAGCATTTCCTGTTTCAGAAAACATGATGGAAGTATTTCCTTTCAAAATAGAAGGAAGATCTCCAAAATCTTTACCTGAACTTTCCATGGCCTTAGCCAAAAGTGTGTTCTTAACTACCGCAAGTTTTACGTTCGCCTTAAAACAAGCTCTACGCAGGTTTGATGTATTCAATGCATTTAAGCCTGAAATATCTGCTAGGTAAATAGTGGTGTTATCAGCTAACTGGGCAGTTAAATCTTCAATTACTCTTGATTTTTCTTCTCTTGTCATAATCCAATATTATTATTGCTCAGTGAACCTTTTAGTATCAATCTCAACACTAGGACTCATAGTGCTTGACAGGTGGATACTTTTAATATACACACCTTTAGCAGCCGTAGGTTTCAATTTTACCAGGGTAGTTAATAATTCTCTTGCGTTACCTGCTATTTTCTCAGCCTCGAAAGAAGCCTTTCCAATACCGGCATGAACAATACCTGTCTTATCTACTTTGAAATCGATCTTACCGGCTTTCACATCAGATACTGCCTTGGCAACATCCATAGTTACAGTTCCGGTTTTTGGGTTTGGCATTAAGCCTCTTGGCCCAAGGATACGTCCTAAAGGTCCTAATTTACCCATTACGCTGGGCATAGTGATGATCACATCAACATCTGTCCACCCGCCTTTGATCTTATCAAGGTATTCATCTAAACCAACATAATCTGCACCGGCTTCTTTAGCCTCTGCTTCCTTATCTGGAGTAACAAGGGCCAGCACCTTAACATCTTTACCGGTACCGTGAGGTAGAGTAACTACGCCACGCACCATTTGATTAGCCTTACGCGGATCTACGTTCAAACGAACTGCGATATCCACAGAAGGATCAAAATTCACATTGGTTATGTCTTTTATTAAAGCCGAAGCCTCTGCAACCGAATAGGTCTTGCCTTTTTCAATCTTAGATTGTGCTTCCTTTTGCTTTTTAGTCAATCTTGCCATTTCTAATTTCTTTTTGGATTAAAAAGGTGCCTGTCCTTTTACAGTAATTCCCATAGATCTTGCTGTTCCAGCTACCATCTTCATTGCAGATTCTATAGTAAATGCATTTAGATCCTGCATTTTATCTTCAGCAATGGTTCTTACCTGATCCCAAGAAACACTAGCTATTTTCTTACGGTTTGGCTCGCCAGAACCCTTTTTAGCTTTTGCAGCTTCCAAAATCTGAACTGCAGCCGGTGGAGTTTTAATTACAAAGTCAAAAGACTTGTCTTTGTACACTGTAATAACAACAGGCAATATTTTTCCCTGCTTATCCTGGGTTCTTCCGTTAAATTGCTTACAGAACTCCATGATATTAACTCCGGCAGCACCTAAAGCTGGTCCAACTGGTGGTGATGGGTTAGCAGCACCTCCGCGAACTTGTAACTTAACAACCTTACTTACTTCTTTTGCCATTTTATTAATTTTAAGATGATAGTTTTGTTAGTGGAAGCATACTAAAACTATCCAAAAATATATAGTGTAACAGTTATTATACTTTTTCTACCTGCATATAGCTAAGCTCAAGCGGAGTCTTTCTACCAAAGATCTTTACCATAACTTCAAGCTTACGCTTCTCTTCATTGATCTTTTCAACTGTACCATTGAACCCGTTAAAAGGCCCGTCAATTACTTTTATGGTCTCCCCAATAGTAAATGGTATGGCAACATTATCTGCCTTGACAGAAAGTTCATCTACCTTACCAAGCATTCTGTTAACTTCAGACTTCCTAAGCGGCACAGGATCCCCTCCTTTAGTTTCACCAAGAAATCCAATAACTCCATTGATAGATTTGATGATGTGAGGTATCTCACCACCAATATTAGCAAGAATCATCACATAGCCCGGAAAGTAAACGCGCTCCTTATTCACCTTTTTACCATTCCTTATCTGAATGACCTTTTCGGTTGGAACAAGAACCTCTTCAATAAAATCTTCAAGGCCTTCATGAGCGATTTCCCGCTCAATATATTCTTTAACTTTATTTTCCTGTCCGCTTACGGCACGAACTACATACCATTTTTTGTCTTTCACCTCTGCCATAGCAATATTATTTACGATTTAATCCACTCAAAATATTGCTCTATCGCCCCACTAAAAACAGTATCTACACCCCAGATCAACAATGCAAACACTATTGAGAACACAACCACAACTACAGTCAGTTTTTGAGCTTCAGCCCAGCTTGGCCATGTTACGTGGTTCTTCAATTCATTATAGGACTCCGAAATGTAATTTGATATTCCTGCCATGGTATTAATTTTTTCAGCTTAATAAGTCATTAAGCACCGGCCCCTCTGCAATATCACCTCCTGTTTTGGAAAGAATTTGGTGGCCATGTGGTTGATCACTATTATTAAAAAGAGGTTTATATCGACCACTCTTTATGCACGGGTTGAGAGACTCGAACTCCCGACACCTGGTTTTGGAGACCAGTGCTCTACCAACTGAGCTAAACCCGTAAATATAAGTCAAGGTATTCACCGGGGTGAATACCTCAACTTTTATACTAAACTATATTAGTCTAAAATTTCAGTAACCTGACCAGCACCTACAGTTCTACCACCTTCACGGATAGCGAAACGCAGACCAACGTTCATTGCAATTGGCTGGATAAGATCTACAGTAATTGTAAGGTTATCACCTGGCATTACCATTTCAACGCCTTCAGGAAGGTTAATTGTTCCTGTTACGTCAGTTGTACGTACGTAGAACTGAGGACGGTAGTTGTTGTGGAATGGAGTGTGACGTCCACCTTCTTCTTTCTTAAGGATATAAACCTCAGCTTTGAATTTAGCGTGTGGAGTTACAGATCCTGGCTTAGTAATTACCATACCACGAGAGATCTGGCTCTTTTCAATACCTCTAAGAAGAAGACCAACGTTATCACCAGCCTCACCCCTATCTAGGATCTTACGGAACATCTCAACCCCTGTAATTGTAGAAGTAAGTTTTCCAGCTCCCATACCAATGATCTCAACTGGATCACCAGTGTTAGCAACACCAGTTTCGATACGACCTGTAGCAACAGTTCCACGACCAGTAATAGAGAATACATCTTCGATAGGCATTAGGAATGGCTTATCAACATCACGCTCTGGCAATTCGATCCAGGTATCAACAGCCTCCATCAACTGAAGCACAGTATCAACCCACTGCTGCTCACCCTGAAGTGCTCCAAGAGCAGATCCAGAAATAACAGGACCATTATCTCCATCATATTCGTAGAAAGAAAGAAGATCTCTAACTTCCATCTCAACTAGCTCAAGCAGCTCCTCATCATCAACAAGGTCAACTTTGTTTAAGAACACAACAATTCTTGGAATACCTACCTGGCGACCAAGAAGGATGTGCTCACGAGTTTGTGGCATAGGACCATCTGTAGCTGCAACCACAAGGATCGCACCGTCCATTTGAGCAGCACCAGTTACCATGTTCTTTACGTAATCGGCGTGACCAGGACAGTCAACGTGAGCGTAGTGACGCTTTTCAGTTGAATATTCAACGTGCGAAGAGTTAATAGTAATACCTCTTTCTTTTTCTTCCGGTGCGTTATCAATTTGATCAAAAGATCTAGCTTCTGAATAACCGGCATCAGCCATTACCTTAGTAATCGCTGCTGTTAAAGTTGTTTTTCCGTGATCTACGTGCCCAATTGTACCTATGTTAAGGTGCGGCTTGGACCGATCGTAAGTTTCCTTTGCCATAATTAATACTTATTTAATCTTAGTTATATATTAGTGTTCAATTTTACACAAACCTCAGAGCCAACGACGGGAATTGAACCCGTGACCTCTTCCTTACCAAGGAAACGCTCTACCCCTGAGCTACGTCGGCAAAAAAGCCCCCACCAAGCTACTTCTGGGGAGACGATTATAAGATTCAAAAATTCAGACCCAACTTCCAATTAACAGGAAAACACGCCCGCAGCGTGAGAACCCTTATTAAAAGAAGAGCCATCCTTCTTAGGTTCCCGGGTATTTAAGCCAAAACCTTAAACCCGAAAAAATTCATGCGGAGATATTTTTTAGCTGAAAAAAAATTCTTTTCAACCACTAAAAACCTCCTCATCTTCCTCAACACAAGCTTCTTTTCAGGGAAACCAATTTTTGGAAAGATTCAGAGCGGGAGACCGGGTTCGAACCGGCGACATTCAGCTTGGAAGGCTGACGCTCTACCAACTGAGCTACTCCCGCAATTCTCAAATCCCAAGCCTCAAGCACCAAATCCCAATTTGGTATCTGGAATTTGTTATTTGGAATTTAAATTTTGTGGGGAGAGCAGGATTCGAACCTGCGAAGTTAAAAAACAACAGATTTACAGTCTGTCCTCGTTGGCCGCTTGAGTATCTCCCCAATTAATTCTTTCAGTATTTCAGAGAACCATCGCTTTGGAATGGCTTATTTTTTGAAGCCGCAAATTAATAGAAAATTAATTTAGCAACCAAAGCTTTTTTTCAAAATTTCAAGAACTTTAAAAACCAAATTGAATTTGATTTTTTAAGAGCCGATGGAGGGACTCGAACCCACGACCTGCTGATTACAAATCAGCTGCTCTAGCCAGCTGAGCTACATCGGCAAAACTCTTTCTTTTTCACAAAAAAAGTCCGCTATTTCTAACGGACTGCAAATGTATAAATTAATATTTGTTCTCAAAACATTTGATGAAAAATATTTTAAGCTACCTGCACATTAAATTTGCGCTTGCGTTTTTGAAGCTGCCTCTCCAGCGAACTAACACATTCATCTACACCCACTTCAAATCTCCTGCCCCTCTTTTTACAAATTATTTCATCACCCGGAATACTGAGTAAAATTTCTGAAATTTTATTTTCCTTATCACTTGCTTTCTCCACTTTGAGGTACACATCGGCATAAATAACATTGTCGAAATGGTTCTCCAGCTTGTCCAGCTTTTTCTGAATAAGGTTAACCAGTTTTTGATCGGCGTGGAAGTTCACGGATTGCACATTGACTTTCATAAAAATTGAAGTTTTTAATTAGACAAATTCTATAATCCCTTCTTCTTGTTCCTTGGATGCGCATTGCGGTAGACCTTATTAAGCTCAGCCATGCTGTTGTGAGTATAAACCTGGGTGGCAGCAAGGCTGGAATGACCCAAAAGTTCTTTTACAGCATTTAAATGAGCACCCTGGTTCAATAAGTGAGTGGCAAAGGAGTGCCGCAGGATATGCGGGCTCTTCTTTAACTTACTCGAGATACCCCTAAAGTAATTATTTATTGTGCGGTAAACAAGCGAATCATAGGTTTTAACGCCTGCTGCTGTCAAAAATAAATACCCTTCAGAAATGCCATTTTCAACATCCTTCCTCTCTTTGAGATATAGCTTTAGTGTAGTCACAAGCCCGGGCAAAAGAGGCACAACCCGTTCTTTATCCCCCTTCCCTTTCACCTTCAGCAGGCCCGAAGTCAAATCAAGATCTTTCAGTTTAATTCCTATAAGCTCACTCCGCCTTATTCCCGTAGAATAAAAAAGCTCCACCATCAGTTTATTGCGGATTTGCTCAAAACCTTCGGCCTGCACCTGCCCCAGCGCCTTATCTATCTCGCTTTCAGAAAATGGCACCTGCAGCTTACGCGAAGTTTTTAAGGCCCTGTGTTTCGCCAAAGGCGAGACCTCCAGCTGCTTTGTCTTCAGAAGAAATCTATAAAAAGCCTTTAAAGAAGACACCTTACGGTTAATGCTGTTATTTGAAAGCCCCTGCTCTACCAGCTGCACAACCCAGCTGCGCACCTGGGAGTAACTTACCTGCTTAAGATCCTCCTGCCCATAAGTGGCCGCAATAAAATCGGCAAAAGATAGCAGATCGGCCCTGTAGGCCGTGATCGTATGAGCCGAATTCTTTTTCTCCAGCTCCAGGTAATCAAAAAAGGAAGTGTACAAATTTTGAGGCATAAAAAAACTGTTGACAAACAAAGTTATTAAACTTTATTTACCAACAGTTAATATTATATACCCAAGAACTCAGGCCTTGGAATTGATACTAGATCTCTTCCTGATCTCTTAGATGCTGAATGTAAGCAGCTTTTTGGATTTGAGCCCTACGTTCTACTGACGGTTTTGTGAATGCCTGACGATCTCTTAACTGACGCATAGTTCCTGTGCGATCAAATTTACGCTTGAAACGCTTCAGCGCTCTATCAATATTCTCTCCGTCTTTAACTGGTATAATTAACATAGTGTCACCTCCTTTCTTTAAAAATTATTTTCGAGCTGCAAAGATAATCGTTAATTACAAACTCACAATTTAAATTTGTTTTTATTTCTTAAAAATTCCAAGCACCAAAATCCAAATTCCAAGCATCAAATTTCCAAAAC
This Salinimicrobium tongyeongense DNA region includes the following protein-coding sequences:
- the rpoB gene encoding DNA-directed RNA polymerase subunit beta, producing the protein MLATQTERLSFSSVKNRPAYPDFLDIQIKSFQDFFQLETKSEERGNEGLYNTFMENFPITDTRNQFVLEFLDYFVDPPRYSLQECIERGLTYSVPLKARLKLYCTDPEHEDFETIVQDVYLGTIPYMTPSGTFCINGAERVVVSQLHRSPGVFFGQSFHANGTKLYSARVIPFKGSWIEFATDINSVMYAYIDRKKKLPVTTLFRAIGFERDKDILEIFDLAEEVKVSKTGLKKILGRKLAARVLNTWYEDFVDEDTGEVVSIERNEIVLDRDTVLEKEHIEEILETGSKTILLHKEDNQTGDYAIIHNTLQKDPTNSEKEAVEHIYRQLRNAEPPDEETARGIIDKLFFSDQRYNLGEVGRYRMNKKLGLDIAMDKQVLTREDIITIVKYLIELINSKAEVDDIDHLSNRRVRTVGEQLSQQFGVGLARMARTIRERMNVRDNEVFTPIDLINAKTLSSVINSFFGTNQLSQFMDQTNPLAEITHKRRLSALGPGGLSRERAGFEVRDVHYTHYGRLCPIETPEGPNIGLISSLSAYAKVNSMGFLETPYREVINGKVNVADEPRYLSAEEEEDKMIAQANIAMSDDGTIEADRVIAREEGDFPVVEPTQVHYMDVAPNQIASISASLIPFLEHDDANRALMGSNMMRQAVPLLRVDSPIVGTGLERQVATDSRVLINAEGEGTVEYVDAQKIIIKYDRTEEERMVSFDSDSKTYELVKFRKTNQGTSINLKPIVRVGDRVSKGQVLCQGYATEAGELALGRNMKVAFMPWKGYNFEDAIVISEKVVRDDIFTSIHIDEYSLEVRDTKLGNEELTNDIPNVSEEATKDLDENGMIRIGAEVKPGDILIGKITPKGESDPTPEEKLLRAIFGDKAGDVKDASLKASPSLRGVVIDKKLFARAIKDKRKRAQDKEDVAVLEKKYEAKFAILKSELVDKLFAIIGGKTAQGVMNDLGEEILPKGKKYTQKMLNAVDDYAHLTQGTWTTDDHLNALVADLLHNYRIKENDIQGNLRREKFTISVGDELPSGIIKLAKVYIAKKRKLKVGDKMAGRHGNKGIVARIVRQEDMPFLEDGTPVDIVLNPLGVPSRMNIGQIYETVLGWAGQKLGRKYATPIFDGATIDQINELTDEAGIPRFGHTYLYDGGTGDRFDQPATVGVIYMLKLGHMIDDKMHARSIGPYSLITQQPLGGKAQFGGQRFGEMEVWALEAYGASATLREILTVKSDDVIGRAKTYEAIVKGEPMPEPGLPESFNVLMHELKGLGLDIRLEE
- the rplL gene encoding 50S ribosomal protein L7/L12; the encoded protein is MADLKDFAEQLVNLTVKEVNELADILKEEYGIEPAAAAVAVAGGAAAGGEEAAEEQSEFDVILKAPGGSKLAVVKLVKELTGLGLKDAKELVDGAPKPVKEGVAKDEAEALKAQLEEAGAEVELK
- the rplJ gene encoding 50S ribosomal protein L10, whose product is MTREEKSRVIEDLTAQLADNTTIYLADISGLNALNTSNLRRACFKANVKLAVVKNTLLAKAMESSGKDFGDLPSILKGNTSIMFSETGNAPAKVIKEFRKKSDRPLLKGAFIEEAIFIGDDKLDTLVSIKSKEEVIGDIVGLLQSPAKNVISALKSGGGKIAGILKTLSEKEG
- the rplA gene encoding 50S ribosomal protein L1 → MARLTKKQKEAQSKIEKGKTYSVAEASALIKDITNVNFDPSVDIAVRLNVDPRKANQMVRGVVTLPHGTGKDVKVLALVTPDKEAEAKEAGADYVGLDEYLDKIKGGWTDVDVIITMPSVMGKLGPLGRILGPRGLMPNPKTGTVTMDVAKAVSDVKAGKIDFKVDKTGIVHAGIGKASFEAEKIAGNARELLTTLVKLKPTAAKGVYIKSIHLSSTMSPSVEIDTKRFTEQ
- the rplK gene encoding 50S ribosomal protein L11, which translates into the protein MAKEVSKVVKLQVRGGAANPSPPVGPALGAAGVNIMEFCKQFNGRTQDKQGKILPVVITVYKDKSFDFVIKTPPAAVQILEAAKAKKGSGEPNRKKIASVSWDQVRTIAEDKMQDLNAFTIESAMKMVAGTARSMGITVKGQAPF
- the nusG gene encoding transcription termination/antitermination protein NusG; protein product: MAEVKDKKWYVVRAVSGQENKVKEYIEREIAHEGLEDFIEEVLVPTEKVIQIRNGKKVNKERVYFPGYVMILANIGGEIPHIIKSINGVIGFLGETKGGDPVPLRKSEVNRMLGKVDELSVKADNVAIPFTIGETIKVIDGPFNGFNGTVEKINEEKRKLEVMVKIFGRKTPLELSYMQVEKV
- the secE gene encoding preprotein translocase subunit SecE, translated to MAGISNYISESYNELKNHVTWPSWAEAQKLTVVVVVFSIVFALLIWGVDTVFSGAIEQYFEWIKS
- the tuf gene encoding elongation factor Tu, with protein sequence MAKETYDRSKPHLNIGTIGHVDHGKTTLTAAITKVMADAGYSEARSFDQIDNAPEEKERGITINSSHVEYSTEKRHYAHVDCPGHADYVKNMVTGAAQMDGAILVVAATDGPMPQTREHILLGRQVGIPRIVVFLNKVDLVDDEELLELVEMEVRDLLSFYEYDGDNGPVISGSALGALQGEQQWVDTVLQLMEAVDTWIELPERDVDKPFLMPIEDVFSITGRGTVATGRIETGVANTGDPVEIIGMGAGKLTSTITGVEMFRKILDRGEAGDNVGLLLRGIEKSQISRGMVITKPGSVTPHAKFKAEVYILKKEEGGRHTPFHNNYRPQFYVRTTDVTGTINLPEGVEMVMPGDNLTITVDLIQPIAMNVGLRFAIREGGRTVGAGQVTEILD
- the hpf gene encoding ribosome hibernation-promoting factor, HPF/YfiA family, translating into MKVNVQSVNFHADQKLVNLIQKKLDKLENHFDNVIYADVYLKVEKASDKENKISEILLSIPGDEIICKKRGRRFEVGVDECVSSLERQLQKRKRKFNVQVA
- a CDS encoding tyrosine-type recombinase/integrase; the encoded protein is MPQNLYTSFFDYLELEKKNSAHTITAYRADLLSFADFIAATYGQEDLKQVSYSQVRSWVVQLVEQGLSNNSINRKVSSLKAFYRFLLKTKQLEVSPLAKHRALKTSRKLQVPFSESEIDKALGQVQAEGFEQIRNKLMVELFYSTGIRRSELIGIKLKDLDLTSGLLKVKGKGDKERVVPLLPGLVTTLKLYLKERKDVENGISEGYLFLTAAGVKTYDSLVYRTINNYFRGISSKLKKSPHILRHSFATHLLNQGAHLNAVKELLGHSSLAATQVYTHNSMAELNKVYRNAHPRNKKKGL
- the rpsU gene encoding 30S ribosomal protein S21, producing the protein MLIIPVKDGENIDRALKRFKRKFDRTGTMRQLRDRQAFTKPSVERRAQIQKAAYIQHLRDQEEI